From the genome of Gemmatimonas phototrophica, one region includes:
- a CDS encoding HEAT repeat domain-containing protein: MPPLGYRRSTPSSSPAVSGVQAAIPDGRAARGTLRSLALLVDRMATLGVSTPGALNDPAVAVAVRDALRQFTSRIRDSAMICKVVEGQFVLGADPVDRGLTRDDPLLGTLLFRCLSLGIGSITVRQGAAPGELLTLASLLSQPRTAGTPVATNETPTSLSALSDHQPSRELLRSWSVQVAPAELMTSRLETPAAGNPAFSEASDESAFSDASERDGLLHQAVTAFARFANAHDDLTASKAADALLEVLDTAEFRGDARVLEGIAVATVTHQHTVSTGPGRLAVERVFRRLQHRSSLDLLASRIPLLPDRTLLLELLSRAGETAVDVLVKQLMNANDAASRRAYFDSVVALDLGGTVLFELVRDSRWYVVRNAVALLGEMGVEQSDSAMLPLLQHEDERIRVAAARALVRLGTAKALHGLHAGVDDPNAEVRRMAAVSYGLAPTAAGGMRPPAARLAMALEKETDEDVALEMLASLGKLGSADAIQRLLRITMAQQSQAGEAPDKPREAWLRIAALEALVKARGNAVMPYVDQLVNDADPEVAQAAFRLRG; the protein is encoded by the coding sequence ATGCCCCCCCTCGGTTACCGTCGCTCTACCCCCTCGTCGTCTCCCGCCGTCTCCGGTGTGCAGGCGGCGATCCCCGACGGGCGCGCCGCGCGCGGCACCCTGCGCTCGCTGGCGCTGCTGGTGGATCGCATGGCCACCCTGGGAGTGAGCACCCCCGGCGCCCTCAACGACCCGGCGGTCGCGGTGGCCGTGCGTGACGCACTGCGGCAGTTCACCTCTCGCATTCGCGATAGCGCCATGATCTGCAAGGTGGTGGAGGGGCAGTTCGTGCTGGGTGCAGACCCCGTGGATCGTGGCCTTACGCGCGATGACCCCCTGCTGGGCACGCTGCTCTTCCGCTGCCTCTCACTGGGAATTGGGAGTATTACCGTGCGACAGGGCGCCGCCCCCGGCGAACTGCTCACGCTGGCCTCGCTGCTTTCGCAGCCGCGTACCGCGGGCACCCCGGTGGCCACCAACGAGACGCCCACGTCGCTCAGTGCGCTCAGCGATCATCAGCCGTCGCGCGAACTGCTGCGGTCGTGGAGTGTGCAGGTGGCGCCCGCCGAGCTCATGACCAGTCGGCTCGAAACGCCGGCGGCGGGAAATCCGGCGTTCTCCGAGGCGTCTGACGAGAGCGCCTTCAGCGACGCGTCAGAGCGTGACGGACTGCTGCACCAGGCGGTGACAGCCTTTGCGCGCTTCGCCAACGCGCACGACGACCTCACCGCCAGCAAGGCGGCCGATGCGCTGCTGGAGGTGCTGGACACCGCCGAGTTCCGCGGTGATGCCCGGGTGCTGGAGGGGATCGCCGTGGCCACCGTGACCCATCAGCACACCGTGAGTACCGGCCCCGGACGGCTGGCGGTGGAGCGGGTGTTTCGCCGTCTGCAGCACCGCAGCAGCCTCGACCTGCTCGCGTCGCGCATTCCGCTGCTCCCCGATCGCACGCTGCTGTTGGAGCTGCTCTCACGCGCCGGTGAAACGGCGGTGGATGTGCTGGTCAAGCAGCTCATGAACGCCAATGATGCGGCCTCGCGTCGCGCCTATTTCGACAGTGTGGTTGCCCTCGACCTTGGCGGCACCGTGCTCTTTGAGCTGGTGCGCGACTCGCGGTGGTACGTGGTGCGCAACGCCGTGGCGCTGCTGGGGGAAATGGGGGTGGAGCAGTCCGACAGCGCCATGCTCCCCCTGCTGCAGCACGAGGACGAACGCATTCGGGTGGCTGCCGCGCGCGCGCTGGTGCGGCTGGGCACGGCCAAGGCGCTGCACGGGCTGCACGCCGGTGTGGACGATCCCAACGCCGAAGTGCGCCGCATGGCCGCCGTGAGCTACGGCCTCGCGCCCACCGCCGCCGGTGGGATGCGCCCCCCCGCCGCCCGTCTGGCCATGGCCCTCGAAAAGGAAACCGACGAGGACGTGGCCCTCGAAATGCTCGCCTCACTCGGCAAACTGGGCAGCGCCGACGCCATTCAGCGTCTGCTGCGCATCACCATGGCCCAGCAAAGTCAGGCCGGCGAAGCTCCCGACAAACCCCGCGAAGCCTGGCTCCGCATTGCCGCCCTCGAAGCGCTGGTGAAAGCCCGCGGCAACGCCGTCATGCCGTATGTGGACCAACTGGTGAACGACGCGGACCCGGAAGTAGCGCAGGCGGCCTTCCGCTTGCGGGGCTGA
- a CDS encoding alpha/beta fold hydrolase — protein MESRFTTTTPVPLFLREDGPPQGDPLLLLHGGPGAHHDYLYPQMLALAERHRVITYDQRGGGQSKTGDSAPITWQTQVADLAQVIRECGLVPPAMMGPTLVGYSWGALLAMLYAVQCTVDPSLVAPARLVLVSPAPITRGWRDEFEAALAERGRSDAIMALREALQASGLRESDPTAYRQRAFELSVAGYFANPSRAVSLTPFRVTGKVQQAVWQSLGDFDLTESLRAVHVPTLVLHGRQDPIPLASAQAAAEALDGELVVFDDCGHVPYIESPAPLFDAIERFLDRRP, from the coding sequence ATGGAATCCCGTTTTACCACCACCACCCCGGTCCCGCTCTTTTTGCGCGAGGATGGCCCGCCACAGGGCGATCCGCTGCTGCTGCTGCACGGTGGGCCGGGGGCGCACCACGACTACCTGTATCCGCAGATGCTGGCGCTGGCGGAGCGGCATCGCGTGATCACGTACGATCAGCGCGGCGGCGGACAGTCGAAAACGGGAGACAGCGCGCCTATCACGTGGCAGACGCAGGTGGCGGATCTCGCGCAGGTGATCCGTGAGTGCGGGCTGGTGCCCCCCGCCATGATGGGGCCCACGCTGGTGGGGTACTCGTGGGGCGCGCTGCTCGCGATGCTGTACGCCGTGCAGTGCACGGTGGACCCCTCGCTGGTGGCACCGGCGCGGCTGGTGCTGGTGTCACCGGCGCCCATTACCCGGGGGTGGCGCGACGAGTTTGAGGCGGCGCTGGCCGAACGGGGACGAAGCGACGCCATCATGGCGTTGCGCGAGGCACTGCAGGCATCGGGGCTGCGGGAGTCGGACCCGACGGCGTATCGGCAGCGGGCCTTTGAGTTGAGTGTGGCCGGCTATTTCGCCAATCCGTCGCGGGCCGTCTCGCTGACGCCGTTCCGGGTCACTGGCAAAGTGCAGCAGGCGGTGTGGCAGTCGCTGGGGGATTTCGATCTCACCGAGTCGCTGCGTGCCGTGCATGTGCCTACGCTCGTCCTCCATGGAAGGCAGGACCCCATCCCGTTGGCGTCGGCGCAGGCGGCAGCGGAGGCGTTGGACGGGGAGCTGGTGGTGTTCGACGATTGCGGGCATGTGCCCTACATCGAGAGCCCGGCCCCGCTCTTCGACGCCATTGAACGGTTTCTTGATCGCCGCCCGTAA